The following nucleotide sequence is from Schistocerca serialis cubense isolate TAMUIC-IGC-003099 chromosome 4, iqSchSeri2.2, whole genome shotgun sequence.
acgaaaatgtacttttgttttatcagcgacacagcgctgcagttgtgtgccataggctttatttatttgtcactgattatttatttaattaatatctcgcgtttccgaggaaactcacgctcggcatgcaaatgtgcctttatagacttaagtacaacaagactgactcttcttactgactatgttttgaaccattcctgtgacactagttatagattccgttgcttcacttcagatttactgtatccctctgaccttcttattgacgatgaaacacagaaattgcatcggaattaagtacaaaaggcacaatgccgaattaagtacaagaagactgactcttcttactgtctatgattttaaccattcctgtgacactagttatagactccgatgcttcagtccaggtttactgtatcccttcgaccttcttattgacgatgaaacacagaaattgcatcggaattaaatacaaaaggcacaatgccgacttaagtacaagaagtctgactcttcttactgtctatgttttgaaccatccctgtgacactagttatagtttccgatgcttcactcctggtttactgtatcccttggtccttcttattgacgatgaaacacagaaattgcatcggatataaatagaaaaggcacaatgtcgacttaagtacaagaagactgacgcttctcactgactatgctttgaaccattcctgtgacactagttatagattccgatgcttcaatttaggtttactgtatccctctgaccttattgccgatgaaacacagaaattgcatcggaattaaatacaaaaggcacaatgccgacttaaggacaagaagactgacccttcttactatctatgttttgaaccagtcctgtgacactagttacagattccgatgtttcacttcaggtttactgtttcccttggaccttcttaatgacgatgaaacacagaaattgcatcggaattaaatacaaaatgcacaatgccaacttatgtacaagaagactaactcttcctactgtctatgttttaaaccatttctgtgacactagttatagagtccgttgcttcacttcaggtttactgtaccccttgggccttcttattgacggtgaaacacagaaattgcatcggaatgaaatacgaaaggcacaatgccaacttaagtacaagaagactgactcttcttactgactatgttttgaaccattccagtgacactagttatacattccgatgcttcacttcaggtttactgtatcccttaaaccttcttattgacgatgaaacgcagaaattgcatcggaattaaatacaaaagaaacaatgccgacttaagtacaagaagactgactcttcttaccgtctatgttttgacccgtccctgtgaccctagttatagaatccgatgtttcactccaggttgactgtatcccttggaccttcttattgacgatgaaacacagaaattgcatcggaattaaatacaaaatgcacaatgccgacctaagtacaagaagactgactcttcttactgactatgttttgaaccattcctgtgacactagttatagattccgttgcttcacttcaggtttactgtatccctcttaccttcttattgaagatgaaacacagaaattgcatcggaattaaatacaaaaggcacaatgccgaattaagtacaagaagactgactcttcttactgtctatgattttaaccattcctgtgacactagttatagactccgatgcttcagtccaagtttactgtatcccttcgaccttcttattgacgatgaaacaaagaaattgcatcggaattaaatacaaaaggcacaatgccgacttaagtacaagcagtctgactcttcttactgtctatcttttgaaccatccctgtgacactagttatagtttccgatggttcactcctggtttactgtatcccttggtccttcttattgacgaagaaacactgaaattgcatcggaatgaaatacaaaaggcacaatgccgacttaagtacaagaagactgactcttattaatgactatgttttggaccattcctgtgacactagttataaattccgatgcttcacttcgggtttactgtatcccttggaccatcttattgacgatgaaacacagaaattgcatcggatataaatagaaaaggcacaatgtcgacttaagtacaagaagactgacgtttctcactgactatgctttgaaccattcctgtgacactagttatagattccgatgcttcacttcaggtttactgtacaccttggaccttcttattgactatgaaacacagaaatcgcatcggaattaaatacaaaaggcacaatgccgacttaagtacaagaagactgactcttcctactgtctatattttgaaccattcctgtgacactagttatagattccgatgcttcaatttaggtttactgtatccctctgaccttattgccgatgaaacacagaaattgcatcggaattaaatacaaaaggcacaatgccgacttatgtacaagatgactaactcttcctactgtctatgttttgaaccatttctgtgacactagttatagaggccgttgcttcacttcaggtttactgtatcccttggaccttcttattgacggtgaaacacagaaattgcatcggaattaaatacgaaaggcacaatgccaacttaacactctaagcgccaagcccgtaaaatttacgggcctgggatcgcgcgaaaatcaccaagcccgtaaaatttacgggccgctacatttaatttcattcaaaacactgcaacgttatttctacgggtttggccagcgctatacgtttttcagatgtttattaacaaaatgcgtccatagatgtcacggcagcgctgtaattcatgttaaaacttatctttgcgttctcagtctgtatatcattcagttgtttgtcatcatgtttcggcgcggtttatcagacgcagaaattgcggatttgatcaatcatagcgacactctggataatgtagagagtgattcagacgattctgaatgcaatggtgtgtttgaaggtacgtatttccgaattttccacgtaattgtgcagtacgcacatatctgttgaacatgtgtaaacgatgtatgtagttacacataatgtgatattctttttagaagacgagattgatgacagtttgtcttcagatgaagacgagaatgatgttgaaggtgttgcttcaaatccagcagctgtgccgtatccgaaagacagtgagtggactgcagttgacacctaccgacctctgcctgtcaacacgacacccaggcagatactagtggatattgatgagtcgagttctgtactggattgcagtaaagtgttccttactgacagtgacgtaaatgaactcaagagacagacaaatttgtatgcatcacagacaatacagaagaaaagaagaggaaataatctgaagccccattcagttttgagttcgtggaagccagtgactataagtgagatgaggcgtttcttgggtattattttccacatgtgtgtttcgaaaaagccaaaaattgcggaccattggagcactaatcctgttcttagttgtaacttttgtccccatgtcatgagccgtttgcgtttcactcagatactgtcatgcttgcatcttgttgacaattcaaatcagaaaaaaccaggcgaagatggatttcatccactttacaaagttttgccatattataataatttgaaggagcgatgtatccaggcatatcgtccctcagaaaaagtgacaattgatgaaggaatttgcccatttcgaggtcgtgtgagtttccgtgtttacatgcaaaataagcctcataagtatggactgaaagtatatgctgttgctgaagccagtagtggctatgttgtaaattttgaagtttatgctggtaagcatattgttgacaattcttcgtctgcggttattttgcgattgttgtctgacagcagcttgctgaacaaaggccacactgtgtatttagatcgattttattccagtccagagctatttcagcaactggcagagaaaggcactggagctgttggtactgtgaacaaatccaggaaaggattgcctaaagatttagtatctgctaagctgaaaaagggcgaaatgtcttttcggcgtaaagataatgtattggcaatgaagtggaaagataagagagatgtgtatacattgtctacaaggcatcaagcaacatttggtacgcatactaagagaaatgggtctgtagtattgaaaccacttcaggtacttgattacaacctcaataaaattggagtggatattggagaccaacgcctgcagtacaatccgttccagcacagaactgtgaaatggtggcgaaaattatatttccatttgctgcttatgggagtatcaaatgcattttggctgtacaatgcagtgcacaggaagaaaattacaataacagactttataacagtgcttgcagttcagcttgttgaagacgacacacttgaattcattccaagaaatgaaggaactgtaggtcggctaacaaagagacattttttgcagcacatacctgcaactactaagaagtatgctgctcgtgtgtgtcacgtgtgcagttccaggagcaagaaacagagtggcaaggcttctcgcaaagagacacgatacgaatgtgaacagtgtggcgttgcactctgcctggaaccttgctttaaaattttccacactaaaaaacaatatgattctgtgtgaaatttatatgtaatactgtatactatcagaaacatgtaatgtagtgccacaattttggttaaaaataaatcacaattgtattcccttattcgtatgactttttctaaattcttaaaacatctaagtgatttctataactgtaccttaaagctgtgcattgtaaagtagtttctttcactcagaattaaagtagaaatgtgcagcttcaagatggtaccaaatttgccacaatccaaacagtagatttgatgcagtaatttttttaatattggtaaaattgcccggtttctagggacgggtgcataaaataggcctggtacagagagtgttaagttcaacaacactgactcttcttactgactatgtattgaaccgttcctttgacactagttattgattccgatgcctcacttcaggtttactgtatccttctgaccttcttattgacgatgaaacacagaaattgcatcggaattaaatagaaaaggcagtatgccaacttaagtacaagaagactgactcttcttactgtctatgctttgaaccaatcctgtgacactagttatagattccgatgcttcacttcaggtttactgtttctcttggaccttcgtattgacgatgaaacacagaaattgcatcggaattaaatacaaaaggcacaatgccgacttatgtacaagaagactgactcttccttctgtctatgttttgaaccatgtctgtgacactagttatagattccgatgcttcactgcaggtttactgtgtcccttagaccttcttattgacgatgaaacacagaaattacatcggaattaaatacaataggcacaatgccgacttaagtacaagaagactgactcttcttactgtctatagtttgaaccattccagtgccactagttttagattccgatgcttcacttcatcattactgtatccctaggaccttcttattgacgatgaaacacagaaattgcaccggaattaaatacaaaatgcacagtgccgacttatgtacaagaagactgactcttcctactgtctatgttttgacccatttctgtgacactagttatagagtccgatgcttcacttcatgtttactgtatcccttggatcttcttattgacggtgaaacacagaaattgcattggaattaaatacgaaaggcgcaatgcaacttaagtacaagaagactgactcttcttactgactatgttttgaaccattccagtgacactagttatagattccgatgcttcacttcaggtttactgtatcccttaaaacttcttattgacgatgaaacgcagaaattgcatcggaattaaatacaaaagacacaatgccgacttaagtacaagaagactgacacttccaactgtctatgttttgaaccattcctgtgacgctagttatagattccgatgcttcactttaggtttactgtatccctctgaccgtcttagtgacgatgaaacacagaaattgcatccgaattaatacaaaaggcacaatgccgacttaagtacaagaagactgactcttcttaccatctatgttttgaaccgtccctgtgaccctagttatagattccgatgtttcactccaggttgactgtatcccttggaccttcttattgacgatgaaaaacagaaattgcatcggaattaaatacaaaatgcacaatgccgacttaagtacaagaaggctgactcttcttactgactatgctttgaaccattcctgtgacactagttatagattccgttgcttcacttcaggtatactgtatctctctgaccttcttattgacgatgtaacacagaaattgcatcggaattaaatacaaaaggcacaatgccgaattaagtacaagaagactgactcttcttactgtctatgcttttaaccattcctgtgacactagttatagattccgatgcttcacttcaggtttactatatcccgtaaaccttcttaatgacgatgaaacgcagaaattgcatcggaattaaacacaaaagacacaatgccgtcttaagtacaagaagactgactcttccaactgtctatgttttgaaccattcctgtgacgctagttatagattccgatgcttcacttcaggtttactgtatccctctgaccgtctgagtgacgatgaaacagagaaattgcatccgaattaaatagaaaaggcacaatgacgacttaagtactagaagactgactcttcctactgtctatgctttgaaccattcctaagacacttgttatacattccgatgcttcacttcaggtttactgtatcccttggacctacttattgtcgatgaaacacagaaattgcatcggaattcaatacaaaaggcacaaggccgacttaactacaagaagactgactcctcttactgactgtgctttgaaccattcctgtgattctagttatagattccgatgcttaacttccggattactgtatccctctgaccttcttagtgacgatgaaacacagaaattgcatcggaattaaatacaaaaggcacaatgccgacttatgtacaagaagagtgactcttcctactgtctatgttttgacccaattctgtgacactagttatagagtccgatgcttcacttcaggtttactgtatcccttggaccttcttattgacggtgaaacac
It contains:
- the LOC126474862 gene encoding piggyBac transposable element-derived protein 4-like, which encodes MFRRGLSDAEIADLINHSDTLDNVESDSDDSECNGVFEEDEIDDSLSSDEDENDVEGVASNPAAVPYPKDSEWTAVDTYRPLPVNTTPRQILVDIDESSSVLDCSKVFLTDSDVNELKRQTNLYASQTIQKKRRGNNLKPHSVLSSWKPVTISEMRRFLGIIFHMCVSKKPKIADHWSTNPVLSCNFCPHVMSRLRFTQILSCLHLVDNSNQKKPGEDGFHPLYKVLPYYNNLKERCIQAYRPSEKVTIDEGICPFRGRVSFRVYMQNKPHKYGLKVYAVAEASSGYVVNFEVYAGKHIVDNSSSAVILRLLSDSSLLNKGHTVYLDRFYSSPELFQQLAEKGTGAVGTVNKSRKGLPKDLVSAKLKKGEMSFRRKDNVLAMKWKDKRDVYTLSTRHQATFGTHTKRNGSVVLKPLQVLDYNLNKIGVDIGDQRLQYNPFQHRTVKWWRKLYFHLLLMGVSNAFWLYNAVHRKKITITDFITVLAVQLVEDDTLEFIPRNEGTVGRLTKRHFLQHIPATTKKYAARVCHVCSSRSKKQSGKASRKETRYECEQCGVALCLEPCFKIFHTKKQYDSV